The following proteins are encoded in a genomic region of bacterium:
- a CDS encoding quinone-dependent dihydroorotate dehydrogenase produces the protein MIYRTVIRPLLFGVDPESSHEMILSLLAAAGPWWSRLRGPAGGPELAITVGGIRFPNPVGLAGGFDKAARALWAWPALGFGFAEIGTVTAHPQPGNARPRVFRLPDDTALINRLGFNSPGVEVVARRLAALRRRRYPIPLAANIGRSKIVANESAPEDYALSMERLHPYADFLVANLSSPNTPGLRNLQMREAIVPLLDRLAERNRALGEKPLFVKVSPDLTEAELEEVVAAMDGRAHGLVATNTTIRRDALRGASKDEAGGVSGRPLRGLATQTIRTLWRLSRGRLPIIGVGGIFTPEDAYEKIKAGATLVELYTGFVYGGPATPRRISAGLRALLARDGLSTVEQAVGIDNR, from the coding sequence ATGATATACCGCACGGTGATCCGGCCTCTCCTCTTTGGGGTCGATCCCGAGTCGAGCCACGAGATGATCCTCTCGCTGCTCGCCGCCGCGGGCCCGTGGTGGTCGCGCCTGCGCGGCCCCGCGGGCGGGCCCGAGCTGGCGATCACCGTGGGCGGGATCCGGTTCCCGAACCCCGTCGGGCTCGCCGGCGGGTTCGACAAGGCGGCGCGGGCGCTCTGGGCGTGGCCGGCCCTCGGGTTCGGGTTCGCCGAGATCGGCACGGTGACGGCGCACCCGCAACCCGGCAACGCGCGCCCGCGCGTGTTCCGCCTGCCGGACGACACCGCGCTGATCAACCGGCTGGGATTCAACTCCCCGGGGGTGGAAGTCGTGGCGCGCCGGCTCGCCGCCCTGCGCCGGAGGCGCTATCCGATCCCCCTCGCCGCGAACATCGGAAGATCGAAGATCGTCGCCAACGAATCCGCACCCGAGGACTACGCATTGTCGATGGAGCGCCTGCATCCATACGCGGATTTCCTGGTGGCGAACCTCTCCTCTCCCAACACCCCGGGTCTGCGCAACCTCCAGATGCGCGAGGCGATCGTCCCGCTCCTCGACCGCCTGGCGGAGCGCAACCGCGCGCTCGGGGAGAAACCCCTCTTCGTCAAAGTCTCCCCGGATCTCACCGAGGCCGAACTGGAAGAGGTGGTCGCGGCGATGGACGGCCGGGCGCACGGGTTGGTGGCCACGAACACGACGATTCGGCGGGACGCGCTCCGCGGCGCGTCGAAGGACGAGGCGGGGGGCGTGAGCGGGAGGCCGCTGCGCGGGCTCGCCACGCAGACGATCCGCACGCTGTGGCGGCTGTCGCGCGGCCGCCTGCCGATCATCGGGGTGGGCGGAATTTTCACCCCGGAGGATGCCTATGAGAAGATCAAGGCGGGGGCGACGCTTGTGGAGTTGTACACCGGGTTCGTCTACGGGGGCCCCGCCACCCCACGCCGGATCAGTGCCGGGCTCCGAGCCCTCCTCGCCCGCGACGGTCTCTCCACGGTGGAGCAGGCGGTCGGGATCGACAACCGGTAA
- the allB gene encoding allantoinase AllB, whose translation MTVDLIVKNGTIVTPLSAQRGHVLVTDGKVLGVTMGNVLPEARQVIDATGLHVLPGLIDPHVHFRVPGLDYKEDFDTGSQAAAAGGITTVIDMPNVIPPTATVEGFQAKVACVRGRAYVDYGIYAVILEGHADQILPLADAGVVGYKIFLGETVGNIPAPQDGEIIDAWRIMAQTGLRCGVHAEDNGIILYLRKKLQAQGRRDPLAHLESRPPVAEAEAISRAILFAREVGSKLMIHHMSCAEGVDLVRRGKNSGVDVVGETCPHYLLMEGEDMVRMGLGALLKMNPPVRSRPHGEALWRGVLDGTIEVIGTDHSPHTPEEKMADAPMGDIWKAAAGLAGVETSVPLMLTQVNAGRISLSQYVRAQAEGPARAWGLWPRKGHLGRGADGDLTIVDLAREGTIDKDTLHSKSKVTPFHGFRVKGMPVYTIVRGTVVMKHGEICGNPIGQLLRPAG comes from the coding sequence ATGACCGTCGATCTGATCGTGAAGAACGGCACGATCGTCACCCCGCTGTCGGCCCAGCGGGGGCACGTCCTCGTCACGGACGGCAAAGTGCTCGGCGTGACGATGGGGAACGTTCTTCCCGAGGCACGCCAGGTCATCGACGCCACCGGCCTCCACGTGCTCCCCGGCCTGATCGACCCCCACGTCCACTTCCGGGTGCCGGGGCTCGACTACAAGGAGGACTTCGACACCGGCTCGCAGGCGGCCGCGGCCGGCGGGATCACGACGGTCATCGACATGCCGAACGTGATCCCCCCGACCGCGACCGTGGAAGGCTTTCAGGCCAAGGTGGCCTGCGTGCGCGGCCGGGCCTACGTGGATTACGGGATCTACGCCGTGATCCTCGAGGGCCACGCAGACCAGATCCTCCCGCTGGCCGATGCGGGGGTGGTCGGGTACAAGATCTTCCTCGGAGAAACGGTGGGAAACATTCCCGCCCCTCAGGACGGCGAGATCATTGACGCCTGGCGCATCATGGCCCAGACTGGGCTGCGCTGCGGGGTCCACGCCGAGGACAACGGCATCATCCTCTACCTCAGGAAGAAGCTCCAAGCCCAGGGTCGCCGCGATCCGCTCGCCCACCTGGAGTCCCGGCCCCCGGTCGCCGAAGCCGAGGCGATCTCCCGGGCCATCCTGTTCGCCCGGGAGGTGGGGAGCAAGCTGATGATCCACCACATGAGCTGCGCCGAGGGGGTCGACCTCGTCCGGCGCGGCAAGAACAGCGGCGTGGACGTGGTGGGGGAGACCTGCCCCCACTACCTGTTGATGGAAGGCGAGGACATGGTGCGGATGGGCCTGGGGGCGCTGCTGAAGATGAACCCACCGGTCCGCTCCCGCCCCCACGGCGAGGCGCTGTGGCGGGGCGTGTTGGACGGAACGATCGAGGTGATCGGGACCGACCACTCCCCCCACACCCCCGAGGAAAAGATGGCCGACGCGCCGATGGGGGACATCTGGAAAGCCGCGGCGGGCTTGGCCGGAGTGGAGACGAGTGTCCCCTTGATGCTCACTCAGGTCAACGCCGGCCGGATCAGCCTCAGCCAGTACGTCCGGGCGCAGGCCGAGGGCCCCGCCCGGGCCTGGGGGCTCTGGCCGCGCAAGGGCCACCTCGGCCGCGGCGCGGACGGGGACCTGACGATCGTCGACCTGGCGCGGGAAGGGACGATCGACAAGGACACGCTGCACAGCAAGAGCAAGGTGACCCCGTTCCACGGCTTCCGCGTCAAGGGGATGCCGGTCTATACGATCGTCCGCGGCACCGTCGTCATGAAGCACGGGGAGATTTGCGGGAACCCCATCGGGCAACTGCTGCGCCCCGCGGGGTAG
- a CDS encoding cupin domain-containing protein, giving the protein MAEPGIRQIQVGAGRESGPGIRVWTVSGERVTVNYVELQPGAVTKVDHHSNEQINYVLEGRIEVRLGPDGGICQSLERGATVIVPPHVEHQFRALGGAAAMLGIISPARIPQSA; this is encoded by the coding sequence ATGGCCGAGCCGGGGATCCGTCAGATCCAGGTGGGAGCGGGGCGGGAGAGCGGCCCCGGCATCCGAGTGTGGACCGTTTCCGGCGAACGGGTGACGGTCAACTACGTGGAGCTGCAGCCGGGGGCGGTGACGAAGGTCGATCACCACTCGAACGAACAGATCAACTACGTCTTGGAGGGCCGGATCGAAGTCCGGCTCGGGCCCGACGGCGGGATCTGCCAGTCGCTGGAGCGGGGCGCCACCGTCATCGTCCCGCCACACGTCGAGCATCAGTTCCGGGCTCTCGGCGGCGCGGCGGCCATGCTGGGGATCATCAGCCCGGCCAGGATCCCCCAGTCCGCCTGA
- a CDS encoding O-methyltransferase — MEDDAAVRALLDELAEAGRENDARETERARRFLNVAPETGQLLAILIRATGAQRILEIGTSNGYSTIWLGWAARETGGHVTTIERAADKVAMAKANLARAGLSERVTIQHGPALDVLMTLPGPFDLVFLDADRPNYLAYLDLLVPRVRRGGLLVTDNVRSHAHELGDFLRRLRADPGLETVTVETGNGQEVTYKR, encoded by the coding sequence ATGGAGGATGATGCGGCGGTGCGCGCGCTGCTGGATGAGCTGGCCGAGGCGGGGCGCGAGAACGATGCGCGGGAGACCGAGCGGGCCCGGCGGTTTCTCAACGTCGCCCCGGAGACCGGCCAACTGCTCGCGATCCTGATCCGGGCCACCGGCGCGCAACGCATCCTCGAGATCGGCACGTCCAACGGGTACTCTACGATCTGGTTGGGGTGGGCGGCGCGCGAGACCGGGGGCCACGTGACCACGATTGAACGCGCCGCGGACAAGGTGGCGATGGCAAAGGCGAATCTCGCGCGTGCCGGCCTCTCCGAGCGGGTGACGATTCAGCACGGGCCGGCGCTCGACGTGCTGATGACACTGCCCGGCCCATTCGACCTCGTGTTTCTCGATGCCGATCGGCCGAACTACCTCGCCTACCTCGACCTGCTGGTTCCCCGAGTGCGGCGCGGGGGATTGCTCGTCACGGACAACGTGCGCTCGCACGCGCACGAGCTGGGAGACTTCCTCCGCCGGCTGCGGGCTGATCCCGGACTCGAGACCGTCACCGTGGAAACGGGGAACGGGCAGGAAGTGACGTACAAGCGCTGA
- a CDS encoding M24 family metallopeptidase: MEAGRIGLTVIDPRYGDYMPVNQHRTLTEALPEARVEPVGDFFHEFLVTKSPAELERVRRAGDLCAAATLAMVEAARPGVPEYEVKAAAAHAILGGGGEIDFLIIGSTPMDRPRMVFGNPRPSARRLQRGDLILSELAAGYEGYTAQVGVPICVGTPTDRVRRMFDEVVLPGFTLLAAELRPGAPFEAVREKAAFFRQKGYQSRPTILHSLDLVSHAPDVSVEAVHADPEDRVIKPGITLMLEPNPITADGLLGLFFGHTFIITDTGHERLAGRLPLDLLVAGG, encoded by the coding sequence ATGGAAGCGGGACGGATCGGCCTCACGGTCATCGACCCGCGGTACGGGGATTACATGCCGGTGAACCAGCACCGCACGCTGACCGAGGCTCTGCCGGAAGCGCGGGTGGAGCCGGTCGGTGACTTCTTCCACGAGTTCCTCGTCACGAAGAGCCCGGCCGAACTCGAGCGGGTCCGCCGGGCCGGCGACCTCTGCGCGGCGGCGACCCTGGCGATGGTCGAGGCCGCCCGCCCCGGGGTGCCGGAGTATGAGGTGAAGGCGGCGGCGGCCCACGCGATCCTCGGGGGCGGAGGGGAGATCGATTTTCTGATCATCGGCTCCACGCCCATGGACCGTCCCCGCATGGTCTTCGGCAACCCGCGCCCCTCGGCGCGGCGCCTGCAGCGGGGAGATCTGATCCTCAGCGAGTTGGCGGCAGGCTACGAGGGCTACACGGCCCAGGTGGGGGTGCCGATCTGCGTGGGGACGCCGACGGATCGGGTGCGGCGCATGTTCGACGAGGTGGTGCTCCCGGGGTTTACCCTCCTCGCCGCGGAACTGCGGCCCGGCGCTCCATTCGAGGCGGTGCGGGAGAAGGCCGCGTTCTTCCGGCAAAAGGGATACCAGTCGCGGCCGACCATCCTCCACAGCCTGGACCTGGTCAGCCACGCCCCCGATGTCTCGGTCGAAGCCGTCCACGCCGACCCGGAGGACCGAGTCATCAAGCCGGGGATAACGCTGATGCTGGAGCCCAACCCCATCACCGCCGACGGCCTGCTCGGGCTCTTCTTCGGGCACACCTTCATCATCACCGACACCGGCCACGAACGGCTGGCCGGCCGGCTGCCGCTCGACCTGCTGGTGGCCGGAGGGTAG
- a CDS encoding ABC transporter substrate-binding protein: MLLGAALLSGVLVPASSQPQKRKIIFSMPVAPPNVVHTPVELAKQLGYMDKFGIDLDVKDFEGSTRGLTAAIAGGVNIGYINCEEAYGNGVPLVGFYDTAAKLPVMMIARDSIKTIKDLKGKKVGLSSPPGGFIDRMNRAALAAAGLKVEDVTVVPTTTAGRVAALVSGQTDTAVFHDYRGTVDPLQAWPEWYGAWMALGNRHEGLAAEAAREDRPMTAGEAHYRAALAYHFAVFCWVENLDEYDAGHRKRGAPTSRRPGARSPSAMCARPAAASLPSCWWSGSGSCTWKRDGSASRSSTRGTGITCR; encoded by the coding sequence GTGCTCCTGGGGGCCGCGCTCCTCTCCGGGGTCCTCGTGCCGGCGTCCTCGCAGCCCCAGAAGCGCAAGATCATCTTCTCCATGCCGGTCGCGCCGCCCAACGTCGTCCACACCCCGGTGGAGCTCGCCAAGCAACTGGGGTACATGGACAAGTTCGGGATCGACCTCGACGTCAAGGACTTCGAAGGGTCCACCCGGGGGCTCACCGCCGCGATCGCCGGCGGCGTGAACATCGGCTACATCAACTGCGAGGAAGCCTACGGCAACGGCGTGCCCTTGGTGGGCTTTTACGACACCGCGGCGAAGCTGCCGGTGATGATGATCGCCCGCGACTCGATCAAGACGATCAAGGATCTCAAGGGCAAGAAAGTGGGCCTCAGCAGCCCCCCCGGGGGGTTCATCGACCGCATGAACCGGGCCGCCCTGGCCGCGGCGGGGCTCAAGGTGGAGGACGTGACGGTGGTCCCCACCACCACCGCGGGACGCGTCGCCGCGCTGGTCTCCGGGCAGACCGACACGGCGGTGTTCCATGACTACCGGGGAACGGTCGACCCCCTGCAGGCGTGGCCCGAGTGGTACGGCGCGTGGATGGCCCTGGGGAACCGGCACGAGGGGCTGGCCGCGGAGGCCGCGCGAGAGGACCGGCCGATGACCGCCGGGGAGGCGCACTATCGAGCGGCTCTCGCCTACCATTTCGCCGTGTTCTGCTGGGTCGAGAATCTGGACGAATACGACGCGGGGCACCGCAAGCGGGGGGCACCCACATCGAGGCGACCCGGCGCGCGGTCGCCGTCCGCGATGTGCGCCCGGCCGGCCGCGGCCAGTTTGCCGAGCTGCTGGTGGAGCGGATCCGGGAGCTGCACATGGAAGCGGGACGGATCGGCCTCACGGTCATCGACCCGCGGTACGGGGATTACATGCCGGTGA
- a CDS encoding amidohydrolase family protein — protein MSGAIDAHVHIIVPEITWDAAHPDPWRPRVARVDGRQDIELGGRVVRSVVNEFVRVDAVLEHLSAAGVERVVLCPWVPLLGYHLPTADAHRAGRIQNEALARLVEARPHRVDALGTVPLQDPGVAVRELEHAVRTLRLPGVEVSASVRGVYLGDDRFRPFWEAAEALGALVFIHPTTRGFDLAVFEEYYLSNTVGNPFETTIAAAHLIMAGVLEAHPCLRILLAHGGGAILGLRGRLRHAHTFHPQARATLKESPEASLKRFYFDTVTHDPDVLRTLVDYAGADHVLLGSDYPFDMGVERPTEVVRALRLPPEDEAKILGGNAARLLGG, from the coding sequence ATGAGCGGCGCCATCGACGCGCACGTCCACATCATCGTCCCCGAGATCACCTGGGACGCCGCGCACCCCGATCCCTGGCGGCCGCGGGTGGCCCGGGTGGATGGCCGACAGGACATCGAACTCGGCGGCCGGGTCGTTCGGTCCGTGGTGAACGAGTTCGTGCGGGTGGACGCGGTGCTCGAGCATCTCTCCGCCGCCGGCGTCGAGCGGGTCGTGCTCTGCCCCTGGGTCCCGCTCCTCGGGTATCATCTCCCCACCGCCGACGCCCATCGGGCGGGCCGGATCCAGAACGAAGCGCTGGCCAGACTCGTCGAGGCGCGCCCCCACCGGGTCGACGCCCTCGGCACGGTACCCCTCCAGGACCCCGGCGTGGCCGTGCGGGAGCTCGAGCACGCGGTCAGAACCCTCCGGTTGCCCGGGGTGGAGGTCAGCGCCAGTGTGCGCGGGGTGTACCTGGGGGACGATCGGTTCCGGCCGTTCTGGGAGGCCGCGGAGGCGCTGGGCGCCCTGGTCTTCATTCACCCCACCACCAGAGGGTTCGACCTGGCGGTGTTCGAGGAGTACTACCTCTCGAACACCGTCGGCAACCCCTTCGAGACGACGATCGCCGCCGCCCATCTGATCATGGCGGGGGTACTGGAGGCGCATCCCTGCCTGCGGATCCTGCTCGCTCACGGCGGCGGCGCGATCCTGGGCCTGCGGGGGCGGCTCCGCCATGCGCACACATTTCACCCGCAGGCGCGCGCCACCCTCAAGGAATCGCCGGAGGCGTCGCTCAAGCGCTTCTACTTCGACACGGTGACCCACGATCCGGACGTCCTGCGCACGCTGGTCGACTACGCAGGCGCCGACCACGTGCTCCTCGGCTCGGACTATCCGTTTGACATGGGCGTGGAGCGTCCGACCGAGGTGGTGCGGGCGCTCCGCCTCCCGCCCGAGGACGAAGCGAAGATCCTCGGCGGCAACGCCGCGAGGCTGCTCGGCGGCTAA
- a CDS encoding NAD(P)-dependent oxidoreductase: MRTLGFVGLGSMGAGMVARLLKAGRTVVGYNRTRFKAQPLIDAGMQWRDTPRAVAESADVIFTMVSDTRALAAVTDGPDGILAGLGQGRVYIDMSTVSPAASRDLATRVAERGARMLDAPVSGSVVTLREGKLSFMVGGDKATCEAVTPILLDIGPKVTYVGVNGHGALMKVATNLNLAVQMLAFSEGILLAEKGGIPRSLAAEVLLNSAIASPMIRYRGPFVLRDPDEVLFTVNMMQKDMLLALEMGRALNVPLPTTAVANEFLTAARGLGLAHKDFAAVCEALARLSDLPR; encoded by the coding sequence ATGCGCACATTGGGATTCGTGGGGTTGGGATCCATGGGCGCCGGCATGGTCGCGCGGCTGCTGAAGGCGGGTCGCACGGTGGTCGGCTACAACCGGACCCGCTTCAAGGCCCAGCCCTTGATCGATGCCGGGATGCAGTGGCGGGACACGCCGCGGGCGGTCGCCGAATCCGCGGACGTGATCTTCACGATGGTTTCAGATACCCGAGCGCTCGCGGCGGTGACGGATGGACCCGACGGCATTCTGGCCGGGCTCGGGCAGGGCCGAGTCTACATCGACATGAGCACCGTCAGTCCGGCGGCGAGCCGGGACCTGGCGACCCGGGTGGCCGAACGAGGGGCGCGGATGCTCGACGCGCCCGTCTCGGGGAGCGTGGTCACCCTGCGGGAGGGGAAGCTGTCGTTCATGGTCGGCGGGGACAAGGCGACCTGCGAGGCGGTCACCCCGATCCTGCTGGACATCGGCCCCAAGGTCACCTACGTCGGCGTCAACGGCCATGGGGCGCTGATGAAAGTGGCGACCAATTTGAACCTGGCCGTGCAGATGCTCGCCTTCAGCGAGGGGATCCTGCTGGCGGAGAAGGGCGGCATCCCCCGTTCCCTCGCGGCGGAGGTCCTTTTGAACAGCGCCATCGCCTCGCCGATGATCCGCTACCGCGGGCCGTTCGTCCTTCGCGACCCCGACGAGGTGCTGTTTACCGTGAATATGATGCAGAAAGACATGCTGCTCGCGCTGGAGATGGGCCGGGCGCTCAACGTCCCGCTGCCCACGACCGCCGTCGCCAACGAGTTCCTGACGGCGGCCAGGGGACTGGGGCTCGCGCACAAGGACTTCGCCGCGGTGTGCGAGGCCCTGGCGCGCCTCAGTGACCTGCCACGATGA
- a CDS encoding amidohydrolase family protein: MLPARSGWTVLRASRLIDGTGTPPVADPTIVVRDGRICEIVPGGGAGSRWPPDADVLDLRGQTLLPGLIDAHVHLVLPGDGTPFETTVREPQGVLAIAAAENARRALAAGITTLRDCGGMRETTLDLRRAQHLGGVVGPRLHLCGRPITITGGHCWYFGGEADGIEGMRAAVRGLVKSGVDYIKIMATGGGTVGTMSWRPSYTAEELRAAVEEAHRLGRRVGVHSLCGAATRQTLDAGADQIEHANFLIDPEGRQKFEPEVADAIARAGTPVTTTLSVGHYVIEALSAKDRRTPEEQATLERWRRMLQNNLDQAGRLRAAGVRLIAGTDAGWRFTPFDGLVAEMELLCEAGAAAGEAIAAATSAAADAMGIAAETGTLRVGLAADIISVAGDPLADLTVLRRPEMVMLAGSIVHGGPGTQGAVAGR; this comes from the coding sequence GTGTTACCGGCACGTTCGGGATGGACGGTGCTGCGCGCATCCCGGCTGATCGACGGCACCGGAACGCCGCCGGTCGCGGATCCCACGATCGTCGTCCGCGACGGCCGGATCTGCGAGATCGTCCCGGGGGGAGGCGCCGGATCCCGCTGGCCCCCCGACGCCGACGTGTTGGATCTTCGGGGCCAAACGCTCCTCCCCGGCTTGATCGATGCGCACGTCCACCTGGTCCTCCCCGGGGACGGCACCCCGTTTGAGACCACCGTGCGGGAGCCCCAGGGGGTGCTCGCGATCGCCGCGGCGGAGAACGCCCGGCGCGCGCTCGCCGCCGGCATCACCACCCTCCGCGACTGCGGCGGGATGCGGGAGACCACCCTCGACCTGAGGCGCGCCCAGCACCTCGGAGGGGTCGTCGGTCCCCGCCTGCATCTCTGCGGCCGCCCGATCACGATCACCGGCGGGCACTGCTGGTACTTTGGAGGCGAAGCGGACGGCATCGAGGGGATGCGCGCCGCGGTCCGCGGGCTCGTCAAGTCGGGGGTCGACTACATCAAGATCATGGCCACGGGGGGCGGGACGGTCGGCACGATGTCGTGGCGGCCGTCGTACACGGCCGAAGAACTGCGGGCGGCCGTCGAGGAGGCCCACCGGCTCGGACGGCGGGTGGGGGTGCACTCGCTGTGCGGCGCCGCCACCCGGCAGACGTTGGACGCGGGTGCGGACCAGATCGAGCACGCCAACTTCCTGATCGACCCGGAGGGCCGCCAGAAGTTCGAGCCTGAGGTGGCGGACGCCATCGCCCGGGCGGGGACGCCGGTGACCACGACCCTCAGCGTCGGGCACTACGTCATCGAGGCGTTGTCGGCCAAGGACCGCCGAACGCCTGAGGAGCAGGCGACGCTCGAGCGGTGGCGGCGCATGCTGCAGAACAACCTGGATCAGGCCGGACGCCTCCGGGCCGCCGGCGTGCGCCTCATCGCCGGCACGGATGCCGGATGGCGTTTCACGCCGTTTGACGGGCTGGTCGCGGAGATGGAACTCCTGTGCGAAGCGGGGGCCGCGGCGGGTGAGGCGATCGCCGCGGCCACCTCGGCTGCGGCGGACGCGATGGGGATCGCCGCCGAGACCGGCACGCTTCGGGTGGGGCTCGCGGCGGATATCATCTCGGTCGCCGGGGACCCGCTGGCGGATCTCACCGTCCTGCGGCGCCCGGAGATGGTGATGCTCGCCGGTTCGATCGTGCACGGCGGCCCCGGCACCCAGGGAGCGGTCGCGGGGCGATGA
- a CDS encoding creatininase family protein yields MPDTVLIEEMTWPEVKDAIASGKHRVIVMLAAMEQHGPHLPIGTDTYLGYATGIRLARRLGDALVAPVVTLGYSAGHLPMAGTVSIEETTLEAVIADVCRSLARHGFREIVLLCSHGGNYRAIRNVLARLRDEHRGIRISTITDFDEWLENTKKFAAREGLDMTRLGVHAAQGETSLMLAHRPDLVQMDKACEGFVGDASIRWRSKVPPPMDTMSPTGILGDARGSTAALGEKMFQERIERVAQMIEAGILAG; encoded by the coding sequence ATGCCGGATACGGTCCTGATCGAAGAGATGACCTGGCCCGAAGTCAAGGATGCCATCGCTTCGGGCAAGCACCGCGTCATCGTGATGCTCGCCGCGATGGAGCAGCACGGGCCCCACCTGCCGATCGGCACCGACACCTACCTCGGCTACGCGACCGGCATCCGCCTCGCCCGCCGGTTGGGGGACGCGCTGGTCGCCCCGGTGGTCACCCTCGGCTACTCGGCGGGACACCTGCCGATGGCGGGGACGGTGAGCATCGAAGAGACCACCTTGGAAGCGGTCATCGCCGACGTCTGCCGGTCCCTCGCCCGCCACGGCTTCCGAGAGATTGTGCTGCTCTGCAGCCATGGGGGAAACTATCGCGCGATCCGGAACGTCCTGGCACGCTTGCGCGACGAGCACCGCGGGATCCGGATCTCGACGATCACCGACTTCGACGAGTGGCTCGAGAACACCAAGAAGTTCGCCGCCCGGGAAGGCCTGGACATGACCCGCCTCGGCGTCCACGCCGCGCAGGGGGAAACGTCCCTGATGCTCGCCCATCGCCCCGACCTCGTGCAGATGGACAAGGCGTGCGAGGGGTTCGTCGGCGATGCGTCGATCCGCTGGCGCTCCAAGGTGCCGCCCCCGATGGACACGATGAGTCCGACCGGAATCCTCGGCGACGCCCGCGGATCGACCGCCGCGCTCGGAGAGAAGATGTTTCAGGAGCGGATCGAGCGCGTGGCGCAGATGATCGAAGCCGGGATCCTGGCGGGTTGA
- the nikC gene encoding nickel transporter permease, whose translation MAELVIPVATRAPRSSWARMLPRVRRHKGAMVGLCIVIALFLIALGQDTLAPNSPTRINITAALRGPDTTHWMGTDQYGRDVYSRVIHGSSISLTIGFISVGIAATAGTAVGLVAGFYGREVDGILMRIIDVMLAFPGILLALAIVSVLGPSLRNLMIAVGISGVPYYARLVRGSVLVAKEQLYVEAARVVGVPIPTILVRHILPNIVAPIIVAATLGMGSAILAAAALSFIGLGSQPPTPEWGRMLSEGRDYLRDAWWISTFPGIAIMLTVLGVNMLGDGLRDVLDPRLRI comes from the coding sequence ATGGCTGAGCTGGTCATCCCGGTCGCGACCCGCGCCCCGCGCTCCTCGTGGGCCCGCATGCTTCCGCGCGTCCGCCGCCACAAGGGGGCGATGGTCGGGCTGTGCATCGTGATCGCCCTCTTCCTGATCGCGCTCGGACAGGACACGCTTGCGCCGAACAGCCCCACCAGGATCAACATCACCGCGGCGCTCCGCGGGCCCGACACGACACACTGGATGGGCACCGATCAATACGGCCGGGACGTCTACAGCCGGGTCATCCACGGGTCCAGCATCTCTCTGACCATCGGGTTCATCTCGGTGGGGATCGCCGCAACCGCCGGAACGGCCGTGGGGCTTGTGGCCGGGTTCTACGGGCGCGAGGTGGACGGGATCCTGATGCGAATCATCGACGTCATGCTGGCGTTCCCGGGCATCCTGCTCGCGCTCGCCATCGTCAGCGTCCTGGGCCCCAGCCTCCGGAACCTGATGATCGCCGTGGGGATCTCGGGCGTCCCGTATTACGCACGCCTGGTGCGAGGATCGGTCCTCGTCGCCAAAGAACAGCTGTACGTGGAGGCTGCCCGGGTGGTCGGCGTCCCGATCCCGACCATCCTCGTCCGGCACATCCTCCCCAACATCGTCGCGCCGATCATCGTCGCGGCGACGCTCGGGATGGGGAGCGCGATCCTGGCGGCGGCCGCGCTCTCGTTCATCGGGCTGGGGAGCCAGCCGCCGACCCCGGAGTGGGGTCGCATGCTGAGCGAAGGGCGGGACTACCTTCGCGATGCGTGGTGGATTTCGACGTTTCCCGGGATCGCGATCATGCTGACGGTGCTGGGCGTCAACATGCTGGGGGACGGCCTGCGCGACGTGCTCGATCCGAGGCTCCGCATCTAG